A window from Equus caballus isolate H_3958 breed thoroughbred chromosome 8, TB-T2T, whole genome shotgun sequence encodes these proteins:
- the RTN4R gene encoding reticulon-4 receptor, with translation MKRASAGGSRLLAWVLWLQAWRVAAPCPGACVCYNEPKVTTSCPQQGLQAVPADIPAASQRVFLHGNRIVHVPAAGFRACRNLTILWLHSNALARIDATAFAGLALLEQLDLSDNSQLRSVDPATFHGLGRLHTLHLDRCGLQELGPGLFRGLVALQYLYLQDNGLQALPDDAFRDLGNLTHLFLHGNRIPSVPERAFRGLHSLDRLLLHQNRVARVHPHAFRDLGRLMTLYLFANNLSALPAEALAPLRALQYLRLNDNPWVCDCRARPLWVWLRQFRGSSSELLCSLPPRLAGRDLKRLAATDLEGCAVASRPSHPVWTGGPANEEPLGLPKCCQPDAADKASVLEAGSPASAGNALKGRAPSGDSPPGNGSGPRHINDSPFGTLPGSAKPPLTVLRPEGSEPPGPPTTGPRRRPGCSRKNRTRSQCRLGQAGSGVGGAGDSEGSGALPSLACSLAPLGFALVLWTVFGSC, from the exons ATGAAGAGGGCGTCCGCCGGAG gGAGCCGGCTGCTGGCCTGGGTGCTGTGGCTACAGGCATGGCGGGTGGCGGCACCGTGCCCAGGCGCCTGTGTGTGCTACAACGAGCCCAAGGTGACGACGAGCTGCCCACAGCAGGGTCTCCAAGCCGTGCCGGCTGACATCCCCGCTGCCAGCCAGCGCGTCTTCCTGCACGGTAACCGCATTGTGCACGTGCCGGCCGCTGGCTTCCGCGCCTGTCGCAACCTCACCATCCTGTGGCTGCACTCGAATGCACTGGCCCGCATCGATGCCACCGCCTTTGCCGGCCTGGCCCTCCTAGAGCAGCTGGACCTCAGTGACAACTCACAGCTACGCTCTGTGGACCCCGCCACGTTCCATGGCCTGGGCCGCCTGCACACGCTGCACCTGGACCGCTGTGGCCTGCAGGAGCTGGGCCCTGGCCTCTTCCGTGGCCTGGTCGCCCTGCAGTACCTCTACCTGCAGGACAACGGGCTACAGGCACTGCCTGACGATGCCTTCCGCGACCTGGGCAACCTCACGCACCTCTTCCTGCACGGCAACCGCATCCCCAGCGTGCCCGAGCGCGCCTTCCGTGGCCTGCACAGCCTTGACCGCCTCTTGCTGCACCAGAACCGCGTGGCCCGCGTGCACCCGCACGCCTTCCGCGACCTGGGCCGCCTCATGACCCTCTACCTGTTTGCCAACAACCTCTCGGCGCTGCCCGCGGAGGCCCTGGCGCCCCTTCGAGCGCTGCAGTACCTGCGGCTCAACGACAACCCCTGGGTATGTGACTGCCGGGCGCGCCCGCTCTGGGTGTGGCTGCGGCAGTTCCGAGGCTCCTCGTCTGAGCTGCTCTGCAGCCTGCCCCCACGCCTGGCCGGCCGTGACCTCAAGCGCCTGGCTGCCACCGACCTGGAGGGCTGCGCCGTGGCCTCCAGGCCCTCCCATCCTGTCTGGACCGGCGGGCCTGCCAACGAGGAACCCCTGGGGCTGCCCAAGTGCTGCCAGCCAGACGCCGCAGACAAGGCCTCGGTGCTGGAGGCCGGGAGTCCAGCCTCGGCTGGCAATGCACTCAAGGGACGTGCACCGTCCGGCGACAGCCCACCCGGCAACGGCTCCGGCCCACGGCACATCAATGACTCCCCCTTCGGGACCCTGCCTGGCTCAGCCAAGCCCCCGCTGACAGTGCTGAGGCCTGAGGGCTCCGAGCCCCCTGGCCCCCCCACCACGGGCCCTCGCCGGAGACCAGGCTGCTCCCGCAAGAACCGCACACGCAGCCAGTGCCGTCTGGGCCAGGCAGGCAGTGGGGTTGGTGGGGCCGGTGACTCAGAGGGCTCGGGCGCTCTGCCCAGCCTCGCCTGCAGCCTCGCACCCCTGGGCTTTGCACTGGTGCTCTGGACAGTGTTCGGGTCCTGCTGA